The DNA sequence TTTACGCAAACCTTACTGATATATTTGGTCCAGTACCAATGACTGAGGCTGTAAAAGGTGATGAGGGAAATTTTTATCCTGCGTTCGATTCACAAGAACATATTTATGAAACTATTCTTGCTGACCTTGAAAGAGCAAACAGTATTTATGATGTTAGCAAAGGCATGGCATATGCTGATGATATTCTTTTCTTTAATGATGTTGAAAAATGGCAAAAATTCACAAATTCATTACACTTAAGGTTATTACTTCGAATTTCAAACAGAACCGAAACCAATGCATTTCAAAAAATGACAACTATGGTTAATAACCCAACCATTTACCCTGTTTTTGAAAGCAATGAAGAATCTGCTATCTTACAAGTCACAGGTGTTACACCCAATGTTTCTCCTTGGGGTAGACCACAAGATTTCAGCTTATTCACCAAAATAACAACTTTCTTTATTGACAATTTAAATGATTTTGATGACCCAAGACGTGCTTATATATCTACTATTGCAAGAGATTTAAACAACGTAGAAATAGGATACAAAGGAATCCCTAGTGCTTATGATGGTCCTGAATCACAATTTACCTATAGTGCTTCTGCTCTTAACACAAGCCAAGTAAACAACCCTATGCAAATTTTTCTATTAACGTATGCCGAAGTGGAATTAATCAAAGCTGAATTGGCTCAACGGGGCTATACTTCTAATGCAGAGACACACTACAACAACGGTGTTACAGCTGCCATTGAACAATTTAATATTGAAATGCCCTCAACTTATTTTGATAATCCAAATACCAAATACGATGGGTCTTTAGAAAAAATCATGCTTCAAAAATACTACGCACTCTACTTTGTTGATTATCAACAATGGTTTGAATATAGACGTACAGGCTTACCCGTTTTACCTACTACAGAAGCCATGTTAAACGATAAAAAAATGCCAGCACGTTTCTACTACCCTGCTGATGTTCAAATTAATAACGCATCAAACTATACAAAAGCTGTAGAAATGTTAGGTGGTCCAGATGATATAAATACAACTGTTTGGTGGGATAATTAAAAACAATATACAATGATGAAAACAATTTTTATTTTTATAAGTGCGATGCTAATTTCATTAGGGATAGCTGCACAAAGTAAAGTTTCTGGTTATGTTTACAACGACATAAATCAAAACAATAAAAAAGACCGAAAAGAACAATGCATTAGCAATGTAGCTGTAACAAATGGCGAACAAGTGGTATTAACAGATAAAAATGGAAAGTACGAACTTCCGATTGGTACTGACCATATTATTTCTGTTATAAAACCGTCTGGATACCAAGTAGCTACAAATACTAATAACTTACCTCAATTCTTTTATAACCATAAACCACAAGGGTCTCCTGTTTTAAATTTTAAAGGGGTACTGCCCACAGGAAAACTTCCTAAATCAGTTGATTTTGGTTTAATCAAAACTGAGGAAAATAATAAATTTACAGCCCTTGTATTTGGCGATCCACAAGCATATACCATAGAAGAAATTGAATACTTTAAAAAAGGAATCGTTTCTGAAGTTGAGGCTATAAAAAATGTCCCTTTTGGACTTAGTTTAGGTGATTTAGTAGGTGACGATTTGAGTTTATTCAACCCATACATTGATGCCGTAAAAGAAATTGGTATTCCTTGGTATAATGTAATGGGAAATCATGATATGAACTATGATGCTAAAACAGATAATATTAGCGATGAAACATATGAAGCTCATTTTGGTCCAGCAAATTATGCTTTTAACTTTGGTAAAGTTCACTTTATAGTTTTAGATAATATTCTTTATCCAGATCCAAGAGATTCTAAAGGTTATTGGGGTGGCTTTCGTGAAGATCAGTTAAAGTTTGTAGCTAATGATTTAAAGTTTGTTCCAAAAGACCATTTAATTGTTTTAGCATTTCATATTCCTTTAAGCGAACCTAACGGTGATAGTTTTAAAGATGAAAGCAGAGAACAATTATTCAATTTATTAAAAGACTACCCAAATACACTATCTCTGTCAGCTCATACACATATTCAAA is a window from the Pseudalgibacter alginicilyticus genome containing:
- a CDS encoding SusD/RagB family nutrient-binding outer membrane lipoprotein → MKTLKYLFCTLLSFTIVVSCTNDFAEINEDPNRINEISPGTLINPIIYGLASHNAGRSANVTFDLMQVSLPFPSVSGGLHRYDVSQSAGNSSWTNYYIWLNNIKEMHSAAILLEDANYEAIALTLNAMVYANLTDIFGPVPMTEAVKGDEGNFYPAFDSQEHIYETILADLERANSIYDVSKGMAYADDILFFNDVEKWQKFTNSLHLRLLLRISNRTETNAFQKMTTMVNNPTIYPVFESNEESAILQVTGVTPNVSPWGRPQDFSLFTKITTFFIDNLNDFDDPRRAYISTIARDLNNVEIGYKGIPSAYDGPESQFTYSASALNTSQVNNPMQIFLLTYAEVELIKAELAQRGYTSNAETHYNNGVTAAIEQFNIEMPSTYFDNPNTKYDGSLEKIMLQKYYALYFVDYQQWFEYRRTGLPVLPTTEAMLNDKKMPARFYYPADVQINNASNYTKAVEMLGGPDDINTTVWWDN
- a CDS encoding calcineurin-like phosphoesterase C-terminal domain-containing protein, with the protein product MKTIFIFISAMLISLGIAAQSKVSGYVYNDINQNNKKDRKEQCISNVAVTNGEQVVLTDKNGKYELPIGTDHIISVIKPSGYQVATNTNNLPQFFYNHKPQGSPVLNFKGVLPTGKLPKSVDFGLIKTEENNKFTALVFGDPQAYTIEEIEYFKKGIVSEVEAIKNVPFGLSLGDLVGDDLSLFNPYIDAVKEIGIPWYNVMGNHDMNYDAKTDNISDETYEAHFGPANYAFNFGKVHFIVLDNILYPDPRDSKGYWGGFREDQLKFVANDLKFVPKDHLIVLAFHIPLSEPNGDSFKDESREQLFNLLKDYPNTLSLSAHTHIQKQTFFDASQGWLREKPHHEYNVGTTSGDWYSGKLNEKGIPISTMRDGTPKGYAFLHFNDNKYNIEYKVAGKPKDYQIEIFAPKVVAHGRRTKAGIYANFFMGGEKDTVQYRIDTGEWQPMTHVQDYDPSYVALVYEWDTTTELMAGRRSSNPVISNHLWHGSIPTKLEIGEHTIEIKATDMFGNEYTQTSSYRLEAPKQ